In Leishmania braziliensis MHOM/BR/75/M2904 complete genome, chromosome 29, a genomic segment contains:
- a CDS encoding protein kinase-like protein translates to MVVSTERAALIARLSGFHDFALRLPGFSIEDRAASSAVGSKGGNDDVGHKHCQSPEQPRPPEPPLALPPPQQQSGNPRRPAVLFPAPLVPAQQCKAVRSPNPYDASMAREVGNTSVMSVLSVTSRRHSNDEGSSERNRDGMEGEKERPSTAPTAEPPRVNDTSRCFNPTPDTEAPPGVTAAFHRYLEQTRRMILYADSSEADRAVELDGLLMRFHELFDLVRDMYAVVYVQGIAIDRKRFSMVKVLPYDEVSTSSASEGSYKVSPFTSTSVSSTSRAPEKAVLKTRGGTGSTKGALLSSKTQPSNSQLPPLSWRPLAAVTAARSQDAFERGRRTSASSCSSSVACIEVLNNYYVTRLIGVGATGRVHLAVDKQTCKTFAIKTVPRHSRKAVGRRFPLASMSTSDSEGQQLGRPRLGAVDVDGAAAYAGGNTTSNTPPTLVRPFSMAVASARPLMRQGNAGDSMDACLRDAALESLIQVPTVTRPSDTVIPLVENVTAAFSAMVSGSGNGEAPCTTKRPTSRMGSGKHLNDFCSPTCTGDTGRHTAAVRSTNVSESVSGGSFAKSVQSTPSSELPPVEREIRVMRRVCKHPHVAQLKEVIDDEEEDSVHLVMSYAEKGPLTVMHAFDTVLGCAPCDVVRPFSRCVRLLYQLAEALIYVHRHRIVHNDVKPDNILLTEADNILLTDFGESVLISKNPPQLPGSHMFVGAAGGEGLNASVLVPHNRWKSSRGANDSWATMSIVDRLPWGPGVAGHNANTSQMMTETSFLPESSMFLAAGVDVEGRLKGNRLAIGTPAFAAPELIMSSTCSYDSDAWSYGVVLYSVIFGRLPFAAATISDTFDAILNSSLLFPALEAIPQRVGMTVTAYDQWVELCRKLLVREPQQRLALSAVLQHPLFRTASTLGTKSSTSTTGGTAVPLGQRPPSRLYSDLSSASTLRRSNRSSQVLRSVSGRDGSPLMSRAVRTTMPPEMSREAAAASASRRFSMEGSTSPPFAIGSVAQDAMSERHRPQTVASDSQTSSVFASSGTSTVSLSPPATTVVFGRRSKPILAGDVAPQTWREMRPVSAARPECQYASQSFSPAGQYSFYGASSVHTASFTVAEQRGRRREHTLVYNQCLSSQSSSVTESAINESLFSASTPFKESPPDRIVTPGMQLTSCADFTSPLPCPLTRAGSNTPDLGAGENERSQQHQIGKEGSSSPNGTGATTTLAVVAAPAPPTSPPATSSAGRPRSFAATRRTREGRAALTPYVERRCNGEVSREVQGSCITDLDYFSCWDSSVSEAADSGGGEDEELRRTIHDRVSQRLKPPLQLSCTDSCGSLNSVEPLVSVQEVAAQHGKQKDRRECVHLVPGFPNGDSTIVLGSPGNCTAALGLLRKAREAESPAQRRDPKSSPPSEDLKLGGAGRGRTSPCQPLHKSTSELPPALTRRLQFWRHR, encoded by the coding sequence ATGGTCGTGTCGACTGAGCGGGCGGCCCTTATTGCAAGACTGAGCGGCTTTCACGATTTTGCATTGCGGCTTCCAGGCTTCTCTATTGAGGATCGCGCCGCGTCTTCTGCAGTTGGCTCGAAAGGAGGCAATGACGACGTAGGACACAAACACTGCCAGTCCCCTGagcaaccacgaccgccaGAACCGCCGCTGGCcctaccgccgccgcagcagcaatcGGGGAATCCGCGGAGGCCAGCAGTTCTcttccccgcccccctcgTGCCAGCTCAACAATGCAAGGCAGTGCGCTCTCCTAATCCATACGATGCCTCGATGGCCCGCGAGGTGGGCAACACCAGCGTGATGAGTGTTCTGTCAGTGACGTCTCGTAGACACAGCAATGATGAAGGTAGTTCAGAGAGGAACCGCGATGGCATGGAGggcgagaaggagcgccCGTCGACGGCGCCGACTGCCGAGCCACCGCGCGTGAACGACACCTCTCGCTGTTTCAACCCTACGCCTGACACAGAGGCGCCGCCAGGTGTGACCGCCGCCTTTCACCGGTATCTGGAGCAGACCCGCCGCATGATTCTCTACGCCGACAGCAGTGAAGCCGATCGCGCCGTAGAGCTTGACGGGCTGCTGATGCGCTTCCATGAGCTCTTTGACCTAGTGAGGGACATGTACGCCGTGGTGTACGTGCAGGGCATTGCCATTGACCGCAAGCGTTTTTCAATGGTGAAGGTGCTACCGTACGACGAAGTCTCCACCTCGTCAGCGTCAGAGGGTTCTTACAAGGTTTCCCCCTTCACGTCGACGTCTGTGTCGTCCACATCGAGGGCCCCGGAGAAGGCCGTATTGAAGACCCGAGGAGGGACAGGTAGCACCAAAGGCGCGCTGTTATCATCCAAGACGCAGCCGTCGAACTCACAGCTGCCTCCTCTCAGCTGGAGGCCGTTAGCGGCTGTTACCGCAGCGCGCTCGCAGGACGCCTTCGAGCGGGGCCGCCGCACCAgtgcgagcagctgcagcagtagCGTGGCGTGCATCGAGGTGCTGAACAACTACTACGTGACGCGGCTGATCGGTGTCGGGGCGACGGGGCGCGTGCATCTGGCAGTGGACAAGCAGACCTGTAAGACGTTCGCCATCAAAACTGTACCGCGGCACAGCCGCAAGGCCGTCGGTCGCCGCTTTCCGCTGGCATCGATGAGCACATCGGACAGCGAGGGGCAACAGCTGGGCCGCCCCCGACTAGGGGCCGTGGACGTcgatggcgccgctgcttATGCGGGTGGTAACACCACCTCCAACACCCCTCCTACTCTTGTGCGTCCCTTCTCAATGGCCGTTGCCTCAGCGCGTCCACTTATGCGGCAGGGAAACGCAGGCGACAGCATGGATGCTTGCCTGCGTGATGCCGCGCTCGAGTCTCTCATTCAGGTACCCACGGTGACCCGTCCGAGTGACACCGTGATCCCGCTTGTGGAGAACGTGACTGCGGCCTTCTCGGCTATGGTgtccggcagcggcaacggcgaagCCCCCTGCACAACCAAGAGGCCAACATCGCGAATGGGCTCCGGCAAGCACCTGAACGACTTCTGCTCACCTACCTGTACGGGCGACACCGGGCGTCATACAGCCGCGGTGAGGTCGACGAACGTGAGTGAGAGCGTTagcggcggcagcttcgCCAAGTCTGTCCAGTCTACACCTTCAAGTGAACTGCCGCCGGTGGAGCGGGAGATTCGCGTTATGCGGCGTGTGTGCAAGCACCCgcacgtggcgcagctcaAGGAAGTGAtcgacgacgaggaagaggattCGGTGCATCTCGTCATGTCATACGCTGAGAAGGGTCCGCTCACCGTGATGCACGCGTTTGACACCGTCCTCGGCTGCGCACCGTGCGACGTCGTGCGGCCCTTCTCACGATGCGTTCGCCTGCTGTACCAACTCGCCGAGGCCCTCATCTACGTGCACCGTCACCGAATTGTTCACAACGACGTGAAGCCGGACAACATCCTCCTCACTGAGGCCGACAACATCCTTCTCACAGATTTTGGTGAGAGCGTGCTGATTTCGAAGAATCCGCCACAGCTGCCGGGGTCGCACATGTTCGTCGGTGCggctggaggagagggactTAACGCAAGTGTCCTGGTGCCACATAACCGCTGGAAGTCGTCTCGTGGTGCCAATGACAGTTGGGCAACAATGAGCATCGTGGATCGCTTGCCTTGGGGCCCTGGCGTGGCGGGGCACAACGCGAACACATCGCAGATGATGACAGAAACATCGTTCCTCCCTGAGTCGTCCATGTTCCTGGCCGCCGGTGTCGATGTGGAGGGGCGTCTGAAAGGGAACCGGTTAGCCATTGGCACTCCCGCCTTCGCGGCCCCAGAGCTGATCatgagcagcacctgcagctaCGACTCCGACGCCTGGTCTTATGGAGTGGTGCTCTACTCCGTCATCTTCGGACGCTTGCCGTTTGCTGCGGCGACGATCAGCGATACGTTCGACGCGATCCTGAATTCATCACTGTTGTTTCCGGCTTTGGAGGCAATCCCGCAGAGGGTTGGGATGACTGTGACGGCGTACGATCAGTGGGTGGAGTTGTGCAGGAAGCTGCTGGTGCGAGAACCGCAGCAACGACTCGCGCTttcagcagtgctgcagcaccctcTGTTCCGCACAGCATCGACCCTGGGCACAAAGTCATCCACCTCCACTACAGGTGGCACCGCGGTGCCCCTCGGTCAACGCCCACCGAGCAGGCTTTATAGTGACTTGTCTTCGGCGTCCACCCTACGGCGGTCGaaccgcagcagccaagTTTTGCGGTCGGTGTCTGGCAGAGATGGCTCGCCGTTGATGTCTAGGGCGGTGCGCACCACCATGCCACCAGAGATGTCCcgagaggctgctgctgcttcagcgaGCCGGCGATTCAGCATGGAGGGGTCTACTTCGCCGCCGTTCGCGATAGGTAGCGTCGCGCAAGACGCCATGTCTGAGCGCCATCGACCGCAGACCGTCGCGAGCGACAGCCAGACGTCCTCTGTGTTTGCCAGCTCCGGCACCTCGACGGTTTCGCTGAGCCCACCGGCTACCACCGTCGTCTTCGGACGCCGTTCCAAGCCGATCCTGGCGGGTGACGTGGCGCCGCAGACGTGGCGGGAGATGCGACCCGTATCAGCGGCCCGCCCTGAATGCCAGTACGCCTCGCAGTCGTTCTCGCCAGCGGGCCAATACTCATTCTACGGCGCTTCAAGTGTGCACACAGCTTCCTTCACGGTCGCTGAACAGCGGGGCAGGCGTCGGGAGCACACGCTGGTGTACAACCAGTGCCTCTCCagccagagcagcagcgtcaccgaAAGTGCGATTAACGAGTCCCTCTTCTCAGCATCGACCCCATTCAAGGAGTCACCCCCAGATCGCATTGTAACTCCAGGAATGCAGCTTACAAGTTGCGCTGACTTCACCTCCCCACTGCCGTGTCCCCTCACGCGAGCCGGCAGCAACACTCCCGACCTCGGCGCAGGGGAAAATGAGAGGAGCCAGCAACATCAGATCGGCAAAGAGGGATCAAGCAGCCCTAATGGCACTGGAGCCACCACTACTCTGGCAGTTgttgctgcgccagcgcctccaACCTCACCACCGGCGACGTCTTCAGCAGGGCGGCCGCGCTCCTtcgcagcgacgaggaggacacgTGAGGGCAGGGCGGCTCTGACACCATATGTTGAACGTCGGTGCAACGGGGAGGTGTCGCGTGAGGTCCAGGGTAGCTGTATCACCGACCTCGACTATTTCTCGTGCTGGGACTCCTCCGTGAGCGAGGCAGCCgacagcggtggaggcgaggacgaggagctgcggcggACGATACACGATCGAGTGTCGCAACGGCTGAAGCCGCCCCTGCAGCTGTCATGTACGGACTCGTGTGGCTCTTTGAATAGTGTGGAGCCTCTGGTGTCTGTGCAGGAAGTGGCTGCACAGCATGGGAAGCAGAAGGACAGGCGTGAGTGTGTACACCTAGTGCCCGGTTTTCCTAATGGTGACTCGACCATCGTGCTTGGAAGCCCGGGTAACTGCACCGCTGCATTAGGTTTGTTGCGGAAAGCGCGCGAGGCGGAGTCGCCTGCGCAACGGCGGGACCCAAagtcgtcgccgccgtcggaGGATCTGAAGCTGGGCGGCGCTGGTCGTGGTCGCACCTCACCATGCCAACCACTGCACAAGTCGACGTCTGAGCTACCCCCTGCACTGACGAGAAGATTGCAGTTTTGGCGTCATCGCTAA
- a CDS encoding putative RNA binding protein: MATYKREDLRRVSFTNLDEHCDEGIVYELCLQFGRIQNISWPTEVNLNGMPQRASRCYVDFENAEDAKYCFEALYRARIKLFNKELRVFHASTELAQGGAAGSQRSGAVVVGLHEVGAKVVVRNIDYRVTEFDVTRFFESFGQFAAPPRMLRDSVGNFRGVVVLSYKTFEASDRVIRDMDQKVFRDRVISVHYALMEDGSGRLHGTKEERANAALIREEEKRYREMVAKEMAVMRQERQQNRVQDASWAEKVNVYNHLRR, encoded by the coding sequence ATGGCCACGTACAAGCGTGAGGATCTGCGGCGCGTAAGCTTTACCAACCTAGATGAGCACTGTGATGAGGGCATCGTGTATGAGCTGTGTCTGCAGTTCGGGCGCATTCAAAACATTAGCTGGCCGACTGAAGTGAACCTCAACGGCATGCCTCAGCGCGCCTCGCGTTGCTACGTCGACTTTGAGAACGCCGAGGACGCCAAGTACTGCTTTGAGGCTCTCTACCGGGCGCGCATCAAGTTGTTCAATAAGGAGCTGCGCGTCTTTCACGCCAGCACCGAGCTGGCGcaaggtggtgctgcgggcTCACAGAGGAGTGGGGCCGTGGTGGTTGGCTTGCACGAGGTGGGTGCCAAGGTGGTTGTGCGCAACATTGATTACCGCGTCACGGAGTTTGACGTGACGCGGTTCTTCGAGAGCTTTGGCCAGTTCGCCGCCCCGCCTCGCATGCTGCGCGACTCCGTCGGTAACTTTCGCGGTGTTGTCGTGCTGTCGTACAAGACGTTTGAGGCAAGCGACCGCGTTATTCGAGACATGGACCAGAAAGTGTTCCGCGATCGCGTCATTTCTGTGCACTACGCGCTTATGGAGGACGGGAGCGGGAGGCTGCACGGCACCAAGGAGGAGCGCGCGAACGCCGCCCTCATTcgcgaagaggagaagcgctACCGTGAGATGGTGGCAAAGGAGATGGCGGTGATGcggcaggagcggcagcagaatCGTGTGCAGGACGCGTCATGGGCTGAGAAGGTGAATGTCTACAACCACCTGCGTCGCTGA